The Macaca fascicularis isolate 582-1 chromosome 1, T2T-MFA8v1.1 genome includes a window with the following:
- the GSTM3 gene encoding glutathione S-transferase Mu 3 isoform X1 — protein MSCESSMVLGYWDIRGLAHAIRLLLEFTDTSYEEKRYTCGEAPDYDRSQWLDVKFKLDLDFPNLPYLMDGKNKITQSNAILRYIARKHNMCGETEEEKIRVDIIENQVMDFRTQLIRLCYSSDHEKLKPQYLEELPGQLKQFSVFLGKFSWFAGEKLTFVDFLTYDILDQNRIFEPKCLDEFPNLKAFMCRFEALEKIAAYIQSDQFFKMPINNKMAQWGNKPVC, from the exons ATGTCGTGCGAGTCGTCTATGGTTTTGGGGTACTGGGATATTCGTGGG CTGGCGCACGCCATCCGCCTGCTCCTGGAGTTCACGGATACCTCCTATGAGGAGAAACGATACACGTGTGGGGAAG CTCCTGACTATGATCGAAGCCaatggctggatgtgaaattcaaGCTGGACCTGGACTTTCCTAAT CTGCCCTacctcatggatgggaagaacaAGATCACCCAGAGCAATGCCATCTTGCGCTACATCGCTCGCAAGCACAACATGT GTGGTGAGACTGAGGAAGAAAAGATTCGAGTGGACATCATAGAGAACCAAGTAATGGATTTCCGCACACAACTGATAAGGCTGTGTTACAGCTCTGATCAC GAAAAACTGAAGCCTCAGTACTTGGAAGAGCTACCTGGACAACTGAAACAATTCTCCGTGTTTCTGGGGAAATTCTCATGGTTTGCAGGGGAAAAG CTCACCTTTGTGGATTTTCTCACCTATGATATCTTGGATCAGAACCGTATATTTGAGCCCAAGTGCCTGGATGAGTTCCCAAACCTGAAGGCTTTTATGTGCCGTTTTGAG GCTTTGGAGAAAATCGCTGCCTATATACAGTCTGATCAGTTCTTCAAGATGCCCATCAACAACAAGATGGCCCAGTGGGGCAACAAGCCTGTATGCTGA
- the GSTM3 gene encoding glutathione S-transferase Mu 3 isoform X2 encodes MSGIKPLPLTVSPVRQGSEILHHVVRVVYGFGVLGYSWAPDYDRSQWLDVKFKLDLDFPNLPYLMDGKNKITQSNAILRYIARKHNMCGETEEEKIRVDIIENQVMDFRTQLIRLCYSSDHEKLKPQYLEELPGQLKQFSVFLGKFSWFAGEKLTFVDFLTYDILDQNRIFEPKCLDEFPNLKAFMCRFEALEKIAAYIQSDQFFKMPINNKMAQWGNKPVC; translated from the exons ATGTCGGGTATAAAGCCCCTCCCGCTCACGGTTTCTCCAGTCCGCCAAGGCTCGGAAATCCTTCACCATGTCGTGCGAGTCGTCTATGGTTTTGGGGTACTGGGATATTCGTGGG CTCCTGACTATGATCGAAGCCaatggctggatgtgaaattcaaGCTGGACCTGGACTTTCCTAAT CTGCCCTacctcatggatgggaagaacaAGATCACCCAGAGCAATGCCATCTTGCGCTACATCGCTCGCAAGCACAACATGT GTGGTGAGACTGAGGAAGAAAAGATTCGAGTGGACATCATAGAGAACCAAGTAATGGATTTCCGCACACAACTGATAAGGCTGTGTTACAGCTCTGATCAC GAAAAACTGAAGCCTCAGTACTTGGAAGAGCTACCTGGACAACTGAAACAATTCTCCGTGTTTCTGGGGAAATTCTCATGGTTTGCAGGGGAAAAG CTCACCTTTGTGGATTTTCTCACCTATGATATCTTGGATCAGAACCGTATATTTGAGCCCAAGTGCCTGGATGAGTTCCCAAACCTGAAGGCTTTTATGTGCCGTTTTGAG GCTTTGGAGAAAATCGCTGCCTATATACAGTCTGATCAGTTCTTCAAGATGCCCATCAACAACAAGATGGCCCAGTGGGGCAACAAGCCTGTATGCTGA